In Pyrus communis chromosome 1, drPyrComm1.1, whole genome shotgun sequence, the following are encoded in one genomic region:
- the LOC137714705 gene encoding subtilisin-like protease SBT3 produces the protein MDLSSMITFLLLMLLQINNAVSNVEEIQTYIIHMDHSHKPESFLTHEAWHKSTVKSLSSSSPAENGDGSEMLLYSYSHVMNGFSARLTPSQLSRLEKSPAHVATYPESFGKMFTTHSPKFLGLRQNLGLWPNASFGQDVIIGIIDTGIWPESESFSDKGMSEVPLRWKGVCENGTAFTPSLCNKKLIGARSFSKGLEAAGIPISKQYDYDSPRDFFGHGTHTSSTAAGNHVLSASHFGYAKGTARGVAPHAHVAMYKVLWASDSEESAASDVLAGMDQAISDGVDIMSLSLGFDFLPYYNDIIAIGSLSAVEKGIVVVCAAGNDGPSDNSTYNGAPWITTVGAGTLDRTFTATLTLDNGFTFEGESYFPESVYIADKPLYYGKDNVSKSTCHFGALDQKEVAGKVVFCDNPNGGDIDGQLEEVKNAGAYAAIFVSDMPDLDSEDFTIPALVLPMAKGALIKEYATRANTTKVKTLTFVNTNLGTKPAPQVADFSSRGPDPVTPSILKPDILAPGVDVLAAVAPNKMLMEVNNYNLASDYQLMSGTSMAAPHVAGVVALLKAVHREWSPAAIRSAIMTTAYNLDNTRNTIKDQGDGLAATPLEFGAGHINPNRAMNPGLVYDMDVQDYIEFLCGLGYTTKQMSAVIRRNQWSCRQQPTELNYPSFIAIFNSTDSSPKVKNFTRVVTNVGDDASNYFAFLEVPKGMKIAVEPSTLTFTGKNQEQGFVLSVEIDSNTPKVTYGYLKWIDQYNHIVSSPVMAVNY, from the coding sequence ATGGATTTGTCCAGCATGATCACATTTCTGTTGTTAATGCTGTTGCAGATCAACAATGCAGTATCGAATGTTGAGGAAATCCAGACATACATCATTCACATGGATCATTCCCACAAACCCGAATCGTTCTTAACGCATGAGGCGTGGCACAAGTCCACCGTAAAGTCATTGTCGTCTTCGTCTCCTGCAGAAAACGGTGATGGCAGTGAAATGTTGCTGTACTCATACAGCCATGTCATGAATGGGTTCAGTGCAAGGCTCACTCCTTCTCAGCTGTCTAGATTGGAGAAATCCCCGGCTCATGTTGCCACGTATCCCGAGTCTTTTGGCAAGATGTTCACAACTCACAGCCCTAAGTTTCTTGGACTTAGGCAGAACCTCGGTCTATGGCCTAATGCCTCATTTGGCCAAGATGTGATCATAGGAATTATTGATACAGGAATTTGGCCAGAAAGTGAGAGTTTCAGCGATAAGGGAATGTCAGAGGTGCCATTAAGATGGAAAGGCGTGTGCGAGAATGGAACTGCATTCACCCCGTCCCTTTGCAACAAGAAGCTCATTGGTGCTCGATCTTTCAGCAAAGGGCTCGAAGCTGCAGGCATACCGATTTCCAAACAATATGACTATGATTCGCCAAGAGACTTCTTCGGTCACGGAACACACACATCATCGACAGCTGCAGGCAACCATGTGCTCAGTGCAAGTCATTTTGGATATGCAAAAGGCACGGCAAGAGGGGTGGCCCCACACGCGCATGTTGCCATGTACAAAGTCTTGTGGGCTAGCGATTCAGAAGAGAGTGCAGCTAGTGATGTGCTTGCCGGGATGGATCAGGCGATTTCTGATGGTGTCGATATCATGTCACTATCTCTTGGATTCGACTTCCTTCCGTACTACAACGATATCATTGCCATCGGTTCTCTTTCAGCAGTTGAGAAGGGAATTGTTGTCGTATGTGCTGCTGGGAATGATGGTCCTTCTGATAACTCGACATACAATGGAGCACCCTGGATCACAACAGTGGGAGCTGGCACACTTGATCGTACTTTCACTGCTACCTTGACTCTAGACAACGGCTTCACatttgaaggagaatcatactTCCCCGAAAGCGTTTACATTGCTGATAAGCCGTTGTACTACGGGAAAGACAACGTGAGCAAATCAACATGCCATTTTGGGGCATTAGATCAGAAAGAAGTGGCTGGAAAAGTAGTCTTCTGTGATAATCCCAATGGGGGTGACATTGATGGACAACTGGAAGAGGTAAAAAACGCAGGCGCTTACGCCGCAATTTTTGTGTCAGATATGCCAGATTTGGACTCGGAAGACTTCACCATTCCTGCTTTGGTTCTTCCAATGGCGAAAGGCGCTTTAATTAAAGAGTATGCAACAAGAGCCAATACAACTAAAGTTAAAACCCTTACCTTTGTGAACACCAATTTGGGGACAAAACCGGCACCGCAAGTAGCGGATTTCTCTTCAAGAGGACCAGACCCCGTCACCCCAAGCATTCTAAAACCCGACATTCTTGCTCCCGGTGTTGATGTACTCGCTGCAGTTGCACCTAACAAGATGTTGATGGAAGTAAACAACTATAATTTGGCGTCAGACTATCAACTAATGTCAGGGACATCAATGGCAGCACCTCATGTTGCAGGAGTTGTAGCTCTCCTAAAGGCTGTTCACCGTGAATGGAGCCCTGCTGCCATTCGATCAGCGATCATGACCACAGCGTACAACCTCGACAACACAAGAAACACCATAAAAGACCAAGGAGACGGTCTTGCTGCCACGCCTTTAGAGTTCGGTGCAGGCCATATCAACCCGAACAGAGCCATGAATCCTGGACTCGTCTATGACATGGATGTGCAGGATTATATCGAGTTTCTATGTGGCCTCGGATACACTACCAAGCAGATGAGCGCTGTTATCCGACGAAATCAATGGAGTTGCAGGCAACAACCTACTGAGCTAAACTACCCTTCCTTTATAGCCATCTTCAACAGCACAGACAGCTCTCCGAAAGTGAAAAACTTTACTAGGGTTGTGACAAACGTGGGAGAtgatgcatcaaattactttgcATTTTTGGAGGTTCCTAAAGGAATGAAGATTGCAGTAGAGCCTAGCACTCTAACATTCACAGGAAAGAATCAAGAACAAGGTTTCGTGTTGAGTGTCGAGATCGATAGCAACACTCCGAAGGTGACGTATGGCTATCTGAAATGGATTGATCAATATAACCACATAGTATCAAGCCCGGTAATGGCCGTAAATTACTAG